The Miscanthus floridulus cultivar M001 chromosome 17, ASM1932011v1, whole genome shotgun sequence genome has a window encoding:
- the LOC136515781 gene encoding uncharacterized protein: protein MSTKDKLRYVLRIHFSVSNNAAEYEACLHGLRIAIELSVKCLMVYGDSALVIKQLNKHWSYSSEKMDAYCAEIRKLEGKFYGIEYHHVVRDQNQLADHLSKLDSSRVVILPRVFIQDLLAPSIKEDKEVEEVPPAEQLVLTVLSPVADWREQFIKYLTSTEVPTDKTETECLVRRSKLYVLVDGSLMRKSAKEGIL, encoded by the coding sequence atgtcgaccaaggataagctacgttatGTCCTTCGGATACACTTCTcggtctccaacaacgccgcagaatacgaagcatgtctccatggtcttcgtatagccatcgagctcagcgtcaaatgccTAATGGTGTACGGGGACTCTGCATTGGTTATCAAACAGCTCAACAAACACTGGTCCtattccagcgagaagatggatgcttactgcgctgaaatcagaaagcttgaaggaaaattctatggtatcgagtatcaccacgtggtacgtgaccaaaatcaactcgccgaTCACTTATCCAAGCTCGATTCTTCTCGCGTCGTGATCCTGCCGAGGGTTTTTattcaagatctcctggcgccatccatcaaagaagataaggaagttgaagaagttcctcctgccgagcagttggtacttacggtactttcgccggtcgccgattggagggagcaattcatcaagtacctcaccagcaccgaggTACCCAcagacaagactgaaactgaatgcctaGTTCGTCGGAGCAAGCTttatgtgctggtggatggcagcttgatgaggaaaagtgccaaggaagggatactgtag